In bacterium, a single window of DNA contains:
- a CDS encoding dihydrodipicolinate synthase family protein — translation MPDELAGVFPVFQTPFLDDDTIDWDCLGNEIRWMHDHGVDGIVMAMVSETLRLSGKERRDLAEAAGEIGLAYGPVIVSVGAESTNVAVDYALHAERSGASALMAIPPTTVPSLDDELAVYYGALLDATAAPVVIQDASGYVGAPMSIGLQAQLLHEYPGRVLFKPEAEPIGPRLTELQEATGGAARVFEGSGGIALVDSYRRGVVRTMPGAEVCWALVALWDALARDDRPRIDAINGPLTALISLQTGLDGFIAVEKHLLVRQGVFRSARVRRPVGYRLDPETRLEVDRRFDLLREAVGGPLL, via the coding sequence ATGCCCGACGAACTCGCCGGGGTCTTTCCCGTTTTCCAGACCCCCTTCCTGGACGACGACACGATCGATTGGGATTGCCTCGGAAACGAGATCCGCTGGATGCACGATCACGGCGTGGACGGCATCGTCATGGCCATGGTGTCCGAAACACTGAGGCTGTCCGGGAAGGAACGGCGGGACCTCGCGGAGGCGGCGGGCGAGATCGGCCTGGCGTACGGGCCGGTCATCGTCAGCGTCGGAGCGGAGAGCACGAATGTGGCTGTCGACTACGCGCTCCATGCCGAGCGTTCCGGGGCTTCCGCCCTCATGGCCATCCCACCAACGACCGTTCCAAGCCTCGACGACGAACTCGCCGTCTACTACGGCGCGCTGCTGGATGCCACCGCCGCGCCGGTCGTGATCCAGGATGCCAGTGGTTACGTGGGCGCGCCGATGTCGATCGGCCTGCAGGCCCAACTTCTCCATGAATACCCGGGACGGGTCCTGTTCAAGCCGGAGGCAGAACCGATCGGCCCGCGGCTGACCGAACTGCAGGAGGCCACCGGGGGAGCGGCCCGCGTGTTCGAGGGTTCCGGAGGGATCGCACTGGTGGATAGCTACCGCCGGGGCGTCGTCAGGACCATGCCGGGAGCCGAGGTCTGCTGGGCTCTGGTCGCCCTGTGGGATGCGCTCGCGCGTGACGATCGGCCGCGGATCGACGCGATCAACGGACCGCTCACGGCCCTGATCTCCTTGCAGACCGGGCTGGACGGCTTCATCGCCGTCGAGAAGCACCTGCTGGTCCGGCAAGGTGTTTTCAGGAGCGCCCGGGTCCGCCGGCCGGTGGGCTACCGGCTCGACCCGGAAACCCGGCTCGAGGTGGACCGTCGCTTCGACCTGCTTCGTGAAGCGGTCGGCGGCCCGCTCTTGTAA
- a CDS encoding mandelate racemase/muconate lactonizing enzyme family protein, whose amino-acid sequence MQIIDLVVDIVEWDVATIPVVDERGYIGGRLRYGVVRVRTDPDLGATGLIGPLDGELAPCLAQLTDVIKPRLVGRRLTEPDQIWTRLDRWAGHGFPLQPAMAAVDIALWDAVARARGLPLFALLGGHSREIPAVATSPPVHARPELVVEQVLEAVERGFRAYKIHPGAVPESDAIRLAGMAREAVGSTVALVFDPNNSYDLTKALAVGMALDEAGFAWYEDPVAPDDWTGILRLADALRTPLAMSDAIGFLAHQARLALRLGAPQIVRVSARKLGVTGLKELCDELSAAGMPFEIGFGGNPLANAANLHVASSVAGRTYYEHMLPAGYHETGVLSPVQVNNGAALASPRPGLGVELDPDLVARHTITRLG is encoded by the coding sequence ATGCAGATAATTGACCTGGTGGTGGATATCGTCGAGTGGGACGTGGCGACCATCCCGGTAGTCGACGAACGTGGTTACATCGGCGGCCGGCTCCGCTACGGGGTAGTTCGCGTACGGACCGACCCGGACCTCGGTGCCACCGGGCTGATCGGCCCGCTCGACGGTGAACTTGCACCGTGCCTGGCGCAACTAACCGACGTGATCAAGCCCCGGCTGGTGGGTCGCCGACTCACCGAACCGGACCAGATCTGGACCCGATTGGACCGATGGGCAGGGCACGGGTTCCCCCTCCAACCTGCGATGGCGGCCGTCGACATCGCTCTCTGGGATGCTGTCGCCAGAGCGAGGGGCCTACCTCTCTTCGCACTGCTGGGAGGGCACAGCCGGGAGATTCCCGCGGTGGCCACCTCTCCTCCAGTGCACGCGCGGCCGGAGTTGGTGGTCGAGCAGGTCCTCGAGGCTGTCGAGAGGGGTTTCCGGGCCTACAAGATCCATCCCGGCGCGGTGCCCGAGTCCGACGCCATCCGGCTGGCCGGCATGGCGCGTGAAGCGGTCGGGTCGACCGTCGCCTTGGTGTTCGACCCCAACAATTCCTACGACCTGACCAAGGCTCTGGCCGTCGGCATGGCGCTCGACGAGGCCGGATTCGCGTGGTACGAGGACCCGGTTGCGCCGGACGACTGGACCGGCATCCTACGGCTGGCCGATGCGCTCCGGACGCCCCTCGCGATGAGCGATGCGATCGGGTTCCTCGCTCACCAAGCCCGCCTGGCCTTACGGTTGGGAGCGCCCCAGATCGTCCGGGTGAGTGCCCGCAAACTGGGCGTCACCGGGTTGAAGGAGCTCTGTGACGAACTCTCGGCGGCCGGGATGCCGTTCGAGATCGGGTTCGGGGGCAACCCGCTGGCCAACGCGGCCAACCTGCACGTCGCTTCCAGCGTTGCGGGGCGCACCTACTATGAACACATGCTCCCGGCCGGGTACCACGAGACAGGCGTGTTATCGCCGGTCCAGGTGAACAACGGCGCCGCCCTAGCCTCGCCGCGGCCCGGGCTTGGTGTCGAGCTGGATCCGGACCTGGTCGCCCGGCACACGATCACGAGGCTCGGCTGA
- a CDS encoding Gfo/Idh/MocA family oxidoreductase, whose amino-acid sequence MTMEPIRCALVGHGMIGREHARIIAAHPAAELVAVCDTDPDAGATVPEGTLFTTDLDTALGVEGLEALWVCTPQHLHLPVVEAGLTRGLHVFCEKPFASSLDDADRMMELDASTTGDLVIGHTLRFDPNYVAIHQAVTEGRLGDIVHISARWNAPDYEGRIISGRTTIPQEMAIHDLDVMRWMVGDIEHVYAEAAAHAVVGPGPDAAVGTVRFRSGAVGALDHNWILPFESGLRSDHRLAVFGTRGSAYIETRDSPAVVFSLDGLQHVHSGYYSYPNDVPFGALPSEDAFFLGRVRDGRDWPLTLHDARAALVAALAMDRSIAEGRVVSIAEVGG is encoded by the coding sequence ATGACCATGGAGCCGATCCGGTGCGCCCTGGTCGGGCACGGCATGATCGGCAGGGAACACGCTCGGATCATCGCCGCGCATCCGGCGGCGGAGTTGGTCGCCGTCTGCGATACCGACCCCGATGCCGGCGCCACTGTCCCGGAGGGAACCCTCTTCACGACCGATCTGGATACTGCCCTGGGTGTCGAGGGCCTCGAAGCGCTGTGGGTATGCACGCCCCAGCACCTGCACCTGCCTGTCGTCGAGGCCGGTTTGACGCGCGGCCTGCATGTCTTCTGCGAGAAACCGTTCGCGTCCTCGCTGGATGACGCTGATCGCATGATGGAGCTCGATGCATCGACCACCGGCGATCTGGTGATCGGCCATACATTGCGTTTCGACCCGAACTACGTCGCCATACACCAGGCCGTGACGGAAGGGCGGCTGGGTGACATAGTCCATATCTCGGCGCGCTGGAACGCGCCCGACTACGAGGGCAGGATCATCTCGGGCCGTACCACCATTCCCCAGGAAATGGCCATCCACGATCTCGATGTGATGCGCTGGATGGTCGGGGACATCGAACACGTCTACGCAGAGGCTGCCGCACACGCGGTGGTGGGACCGGGGCCGGATGCGGCGGTCGGCACCGTGCGGTTCCGGTCCGGCGCGGTCGGTGCCCTGGATCACAACTGGATTCTTCCCTTCGAATCCGGGCTGCGCTCTGACCACCGGTTGGCCGTCTTCGGAACCCGCGGGAGCGCGTATATCGAGACCCGCGACTCACCGGCGGTCGTCTTCAGCCTGGACGGTCTACAGCATGTTCATTCGGGCTACTACTCCTACCCGAACGACGTACCGTTCGGCGCCCTTCCCTCGGAGGACGCTTTCTTCCTCGGCCGGGTGCGCGACGGTCGGGACTGGCCCCTCACGCTGCACGACGCCCGGGCCGCTCTCGTGGCGGCCCTGGCGATGGACCGGTCGATAGCAGAGGGGCGCGTAGTCTCGATTGCCGAGGTCGGTGGCTGA
- a CDS encoding LLM class flavin-dependent oxidoreductase codes for MRAGVLVPQGWLGEYSGWATPRAFRRAIEVATRAEELGFESVWVNDHLTPEEPLRQASLLESFVLLAGVASATRTIRMGHLVLCAGYRNPGMMLKMITTLDAASGGRVDLGLGAGWKREDWVDYGYGDPGVRARLRILESHLEMAVALRGPPPGEEPARGLVRSNPAPAQEAIPIIVGGNGTEVTWRLAARYADELNVDGLLPHELEPLLPVVRSRCEEVGRDPDSLRVSAHYWYGNAAPPGPERVEHLAAYRALGVHRVMTLPLGAALADEPLEAYADDARSAGVELG; via the coding sequence ATGAGAGCCGGCGTGCTGGTCCCGCAGGGGTGGTTGGGCGAGTACTCGGGGTGGGCGACGCCGAGAGCCTTCCGGCGAGCCATCGAGGTGGCAACCCGGGCCGAGGAACTGGGATTCGAATCGGTCTGGGTCAACGATCATCTCACGCCCGAGGAACCCCTCCGCCAAGCTTCGCTCCTCGAGTCCTTCGTACTGCTCGCCGGTGTGGCATCCGCCACGAGGACCATCCGGATGGGCCACCTGGTCCTCTGCGCCGGGTATCGCAATCCGGGCATGATGCTGAAGATGATCACCACCCTGGACGCCGCCAGCGGGGGCCGGGTGGACCTCGGGCTTGGCGCCGGTTGGAAACGCGAAGATTGGGTCGACTACGGCTACGGGGATCCGGGCGTCCGGGCCCGTCTGCGGATTCTCGAAAGTCATCTGGAGATGGCGGTGGCGCTCCGCGGGCCTCCGCCCGGCGAGGAGCCCGCTCGCGGCCTTGTTCGGTCCAATCCGGCTCCGGCGCAGGAGGCAATACCGATCATCGTGGGGGGCAACGGAACCGAGGTCACATGGAGGCTGGCGGCCAGGTACGCCGACGAGCTGAACGTCGACGGGCTGCTGCCTCATGAGCTGGAGCCCCTGCTCCCGGTGGTCCGATCGAGATGCGAGGAGGTCGGGCGTGACCCCGACTCGCTGCGAGTTTCGGCTCATTACTGGTACGGGAACGCCGCACCACCCGGGCCGGAGCGTGTCGAGCACCTGGCCGCCTACCGGGCTCTGGGTGTCCACCGCGTGATGACCCTTCCCCTGGGCGCGGCGCTCGCCGACGAGCCCTTGGAGGCGTACGCCGACGACGCACGGTCGGCGGGCGTCGAGTTGGGCTGA